In Oceanobacillus sp. FSL K6-2867, one DNA window encodes the following:
- the mutY gene encoding A/G-specific adenine glycosylase, whose translation MTNNILQHFNIEQFQADLLHWYGESKRDLPWRRERDPYKIWVSEIMLQQTKVDTVIPYFNRFMDKYPTVYELASADQQEVLKAWEGLGYYSRARNLQNAVREVVSDYGGKVPSTPIELGALKGVGPYTTGAILSIAYNQPEPAVDGNVMRVFSRLLKIEADIAIPRTKKLFEDYVRQVISKEDPSSFNQAIMDLGATICTPKSPTCLLCPVQEHCYAFAEGIQEELPVKTKAKKQKRIAYVALLIKNDNDDYVIEKRGENGLLANLWQFPMVPIEEIGMEHLENWVYSEYGIRIELGEQKGKLKHVFSHIIWQLEIFEANTLQTGLDDERVIFVNKDTIKEYPFPVSHQKMMKYL comes from the coding sequence ATGACTAATAACATATTACAACATTTTAACATTGAACAATTCCAAGCCGATTTGCTGCATTGGTACGGCGAAAGTAAACGTGATCTTCCATGGCGCCGAGAACGTGATCCATATAAAATTTGGGTCTCAGAGATTATGCTGCAGCAAACAAAGGTTGATACCGTTATTCCATATTTTAATCGGTTTATGGATAAATATCCAACTGTTTATGAACTTGCCAGCGCAGACCAGCAGGAAGTGTTAAAAGCATGGGAAGGCTTAGGATACTATTCCCGTGCTAGAAACCTTCAAAACGCAGTTCGTGAGGTTGTTTCCGATTATGGTGGGAAGGTTCCCTCGACCCCAATAGAACTTGGTGCATTAAAGGGTGTTGGCCCATATACGACAGGTGCCATTTTGTCCATTGCCTATAATCAGCCTGAACCGGCTGTTGATGGAAATGTCATGCGTGTATTTTCACGTCTTTTGAAAATTGAAGCAGATATCGCCATACCGCGTACCAAGAAATTATTTGAAGATTACGTTCGGCAAGTGATATCAAAAGAAGATCCTTCATCCTTTAATCAGGCAATTATGGACTTAGGTGCCACAATCTGTACGCCGAAATCACCAACTTGCTTGCTTTGTCCTGTACAGGAGCATTGTTATGCTTTTGCAGAAGGCATTCAAGAGGAATTACCAGTAAAAACGAAAGCAAAAAAACAAAAACGGATTGCTTATGTTGCGTTATTAATTAAAAATGATAATGATGATTATGTCATTGAAAAAAGAGGAGAAAATGGATTATTAGCAAATCTTTGGCAGTTCCCAATGGTACCAATTGAAGAAATCGGAATGGAGCATCTCGAAAATTGGGTTTATAGTGAATATGGTATACGCATAGAACTTGGCGAGCAAAAAGGTAAGTTAAAGCATGTATTCTCACATATTATTTGGCAGTTGGAAATTTTTGAAGCAAATACACTTCAAACAGGGCTAGACGATGAGCGAGTGATATTTGTTAATAAAGATACGATTAAAGAATATCCGTTTCCTGTTTCACATCAAAAAATGATGAAATATTTGTAA
- a CDS encoding metal-dependent hydrolase — MDTGTHIVMGIALGGLATLDPVVQSDPTLFHAVLVGTVVGSHAPDFDTVFKLKNNATYIRHHRGASHSLPAIILWGLLVSSVIYMFVPQVNYLHLWLWTFLAVIIHVFVDLFNAYGTQAFRPFSNKWIAKGFINTFDPYIFFLNVAGICAWALGANPGYTWITIYSVIILYYIKRYMDKREIVKKIYEYYPDTVEVATSPTMKQNYWRVAITTKDKFYVGTVENRHIEIVDEFWKVPLPDTLIIDVAKTDKNIEAFLNFSPVYRWEINQFDSFTEVRFIDLRYRSKTYYPFVAVVKIDENLEIISSYTGWIFSEHKLQSKLYVGDPTT, encoded by the coding sequence ATGGATACTGGCACACATATCGTGATGGGGATTGCACTGGGCGGCTTGGCTACGTTAGACCCTGTTGTGCAAAGTGATCCTACATTATTTCATGCAGTATTAGTCGGGACTGTAGTTGGTTCACACGCCCCTGATTTTGATACTGTTTTTAAACTCAAGAATAATGCAACCTATATACGGCATCATCGCGGTGCATCACATTCTTTACCTGCAATTATCCTCTGGGGATTATTAGTTTCCAGTGTTATCTATATGTTTGTACCACAGGTTAACTATTTGCATCTATGGTTATGGACATTTTTGGCCGTGATAATTCATGTATTTGTTGATTTGTTTAATGCATATGGAACACAGGCTTTCAGACCTTTTTCAAATAAATGGATTGCGAAAGGGTTTATAAATACCTTTGATCCATATATCTTCTTTTTAAATGTTGCTGGCATTTGTGCTTGGGCGCTTGGAGCTAACCCCGGGTACACATGGATTACCATTTATTCAGTGATTATATTATATTACATTAAACGTTATATGGACAAAAGAGAAATTGTAAAGAAAATCTATGAATATTATCCAGATACAGTTGAAGTTGCCACATCTCCAACGATGAAGCAAAATTATTGGCGTGTGGCAATTACGACCAAAGATAAATTTTATGTAGGTACGGTTGAAAACAGACATATCGAAATTGTAGATGAGTTCTGGAAGGTACCTTTGCCTGACACACTAATTATTGACGTAGCAAAAACAGATAAAAATATTGAAGCTTTTCTAAACTTTTCCCCGGTTTATCGTTGGGAAATTAACCAATTCGATTCTTTTACAGAAGTTCGCTTTATCGATTTGCGCTACCGCTCCAAAACGTATTATCCATTTGTAGCAGTCGTCAAAATTGATGAAAATTTGGAAATCATCAGCTCCTATACAGGCTGGATTTTCTCAGAGCATAAACTGCAAAGTAAGCTGTATGTCGGTGATCCGACTACGTAA
- a CDS encoding YfhH family protein, giving the protein MNYRYSDYSIEQLHNEIGILKEKAQKAEQLGNISEVQINERKMQVALAYTMNPEDFQANEIYQLKMEPGFTFKISYINGVFAWGHRINLLEEMYEQIEALPISLLGKKVTKPKSGSAR; this is encoded by the coding sequence ATGAATTATCGATACAGTGATTATTCGATCGAACAATTACATAATGAAATTGGCATTTTAAAAGAAAAAGCACAGAAAGCTGAGCAATTAGGTAATATTTCAGAGGTGCAGATTAATGAGCGGAAAATGCAAGTTGCACTCGCATATACAATGAATCCGGAAGATTTTCAAGCGAATGAAATCTATCAATTAAAAATGGAACCTGGATTTACATTTAAAATAAGTTATATAAATGGTGTATTTGCATGGGGACACCGAATCAATTTACTTGAAGAAATGTACGAGCAGATAGAAGCCCTGCCTATTTCCTTGTTAGGCAAAAAGGTAACGAAGCCCAAAAGCGGAAGCGCTCGGTAA
- the recX gene encoding recombination regulator RecX has product MRKITKITTQKKHKNRFNIFLDTKQGEEYGFSVEEAILIEYRLRKGMELDDDMIAVLIENDTVHKSYTQVIHFLSYRMRTKKEIKDYLVKKEVDSEHIEQIMKRLMKEKLIDDQQFAHYFVQSRINTTTKGPTLIKKELIDKGVLAQQADLALENYSLDIQHEKIKKHIQKKLNTGKKEAFRKKIQQLQANLVQKGFTQDAITMALASMEEETDHSKEWDALLFQGEKLMRKYEAKYEGFALRQKMTEGLYRKGFSFELINQFLEECLQNYK; this is encoded by the coding sequence GTGCGAAAAATAACGAAGATAACAACACAAAAGAAACATAAAAATCGGTTCAATATCTTTTTAGATACGAAGCAAGGTGAAGAATATGGATTTAGTGTAGAGGAAGCGATATTAATTGAATACCGGCTACGTAAGGGTATGGAACTGGATGATGATATGATCGCTGTGCTTATTGAAAACGATACGGTTCATAAATCATATACCCAAGTTATTCATTTTTTAAGCTATCGTATGCGTACAAAAAAAGAAATTAAGGATTACCTAGTGAAAAAAGAAGTGGATTCAGAGCATATCGAGCAAATTATGAAACGGTTAATGAAAGAAAAACTAATTGATGATCAGCAATTTGCCCACTATTTTGTTCAATCACGAATCAATACGACAACAAAAGGTCCTACTCTAATCAAAAAAGAATTGATTGATAAAGGAGTTTTGGCGCAACAGGCCGATCTTGCGTTGGAAAATTATTCGCTGGACATCCAGCATGAGAAAATAAAAAAGCATATCCAGAAAAAGCTAAATACCGGAAAGAAAGAAGCATTTCGCAAAAAAATACAGCAATTGCAGGCTAATCTAGTTCAAAAGGGTTTTACACAGGATGCGATTACAATGGCACTAGCAAGTATGGAAGAAGAGACAGATCATTCTAAGGAATGGGATGCACTTCTGTTTCAGGGTGAAAAGCTTATGCGCAAATATGAGGCGAAGTATGAGGGATTTGCACTGAGACAGAAAATGACAGAAGGATTGTATCGGAAAGGTTTTTCTTTCGAGTTAATTAACCAATTCCTGGAAGAATGCTTGCAGAACTATAAGTAA
- a CDS encoding TIGR01777 family oxidoreductase, translating into MNFLITGGTGFVGKHLCLALQRKGHHTYILTRSPLQHRNNQAATFIHYNYPAEKLPLIEGVINLAGETLFGYWSQKKKDKIKSSRLETTNTLIQFMKQMKVKPNVFISGSAVGYYGMSEDIIFTEATTASGKDFLAEVVMEWEQAAKQAESLGIRTVFTRFGVILGEEGSLPLMSLPVKLFAGGTIGNGEQWISWIHIEDVVRLIDYCLFNKQIEGAVNTTAPSPLRNKDFMQTLAKVLMRPNLITAPSPLIYAAIGEMGQLITKGQYVLPQKALNHGFKFKHPELAKALENLME; encoded by the coding sequence ATGAATTTTTTAATTACTGGTGGCACAGGCTTTGTCGGGAAGCATCTTTGTCTAGCATTACAAAGAAAAGGACATCATACGTACATACTTACAAGATCTCCTCTCCAGCACAGGAACAATCAAGCCGCTACTTTCATACATTATAATTATCCGGCAGAAAAACTGCCGCTTATTGAAGGTGTCATCAATCTAGCAGGAGAGACACTGTTTGGTTACTGGTCCCAAAAGAAAAAGGATAAAATCAAAAGCAGCAGATTAGAAACGACAAATACATTAATACAATTTATGAAACAGATGAAAGTAAAACCGAATGTATTCATAAGCGGCTCTGCAGTTGGTTATTATGGCATGTCTGAAGATATAATTTTCACTGAAGCTACTACTGCTTCTGGTAAAGATTTTTTAGCTGAAGTAGTTATGGAATGGGAGCAAGCTGCTAAACAAGCGGAATCTCTTGGCATCCGTACAGTCTTCACCAGATTTGGCGTGATTCTTGGTGAAGAGGGATCGCTGCCATTAATGAGTCTTCCAGTAAAATTATTTGCTGGAGGTACAATTGGGAATGGCGAACAATGGATATCATGGATTCATATTGAAGATGTAGTTCGATTAATCGATTATTGCCTTTTTAATAAGCAAATAGAAGGAGCAGTCAATACTACAGCGCCTTCCCCATTACGAAACAAAGATTTCATGCAGACTTTGGCAAAGGTTTTAATGCGACCAAATCTGATCACAGCCCCTTCCCCACTTATATATGCTGCAATCGGAGAAATGGGGCAATTAATCACGAAAGGACAGTATGTTTTGCCGCAAAAGGCTCTCAATCATGGGTTCAAATTTAAGCATCCAGAGCTAGCAAAAGCATTGGAAAACCTCATGGAATAA
- a CDS encoding GNAT family N-acetyltransferase: protein MLKIRDLHEVPVLFELMSHPDVFPYVRHRAETTDEFYFLTKMTIEAEENGELISRTIVDEYLQPIGTINLFDIQDNHGFLATWIGHPYFGKGYNKQAKEQFFDLLFFTYNIEGIFMKVRKTNIRSMKAVLKLPYVALANEIYSDVYSQINPEEDIYDLFVITKDHYVSYQQFRTMDAESTDEEVS, encoded by the coding sequence ATGTTGAAAATACGTGATTTGCATGAAGTGCCAGTACTATTTGAATTGATGTCGCATCCAGATGTATTTCCCTATGTTAGACATAGAGCTGAAACAACCGATGAATTTTATTTCCTTACGAAGATGACAATCGAAGCTGAGGAAAATGGAGAGCTGATTTCACGTACCATTGTTGATGAGTATTTACAGCCTATCGGAACAATCAATTTATTTGATATTCAAGATAATCACGGCTTTTTAGCAACTTGGATCGGCCACCCCTACTTTGGCAAAGGATATAATAAACAAGCAAAGGAGCAATTCTTTGATTTGCTATTTTTCACATATAATATTGAAGGTATTTTTATGAAAGTAAGAAAAACAAATATCCGATCAATGAAGGCAGTTTTAAAACTTCCATACGTTGCTTTAGCCAATGAAATTTATTCCGATGTTTACAGCCAAATTAATCCTGAAGAGGATATATATGATTTATTCGTTATTACAAAAGACCATTATGTTTCTTATCAGCAGTTTAGAACCATGGATGCTGAATCTACGGATGAAGAAGTTTCCTAA
- a CDS encoding YfhE family protein: MPRLRPGQSEKFLNKTQEVLYQKEFKHADRIYKQLSQRGNRS, translated from the coding sequence ATGCCAAGGTTAAGACCAGGTCAAAGTGAGAAGTTTCTCAATAAAACACAGGAAGTTCTTTACCAAAAAGAATTCAAGCATGCAGACCGTATCTACAAACAGTTGTCACAAAGAGGAAACCGAAGCTGA
- a CDS encoding helix-turn-helix transcriptional regulator: MSLDQIAYNIKFLRDQHNWTQQELADKLTISRSVVTKWENLTATPDITSLIKLSKVFDVSLDHLTGNHSFRNDLLKDFKRIYSSKDKSFDDEIVELMEYIMVNPNFKEQIYKLKKLPVKKQLSIQQLFRNIIEQYEKL; encoded by the coding sequence ATGAGTCTTGACCAAATTGCGTATAATATTAAATTTCTCCGCGATCAGCATAACTGGACACAACAAGAGCTTGCAGATAAATTAACGATTTCTCGCTCTGTCGTAACAAAATGGGAAAATCTGACCGCAACTCCTGATATAACTTCATTAATAAAGCTTAGTAAGGTGTTTGATGTGTCACTGGATCATCTAACTGGAAATCATTCATTCCGCAATGACTTACTGAAAGATTTCAAACGAATCTATAGCTCAAAAGATAAATCCTTTGATGATGAAATTGTTGAGCTTATGGAGTATATTATGGTTAATCCTAACTTTAAAGAGCAAATTTACAAGCTGAAAAAGTTACCAGTAAAAAAACAATTATCGATACAACAGTTATTTCGTAACATAATCGAGCAATATGAAAAACTGTAG
- a CDS encoding GntR family transcriptional regulator gives MFINLDLESSEPIYIQLQQQIIEGIAKKQLLPGDALPSVRSLAADIGINLHTVNKAYQQLKQDGFILIHRQKGVVVHPDGVPQADEVYKQELKAKLRPLVADSICRGMNEADFSHFSKELFQLFNEEEGEEY, from the coding sequence GTGTTTATAAACTTAGATTTAGAATCCAGTGAACCAATCTATATTCAGCTGCAGCAGCAAATTATTGAAGGAATAGCTAAAAAACAGCTTCTCCCTGGAGATGCGTTGCCTTCTGTCCGCTCATTGGCAGCAGACATTGGCATCAACCTGCATACAGTTAACAAGGCATACCAGCAATTAAAACAGGATGGATTTATTTTGATTCATCGGCAAAAAGGCGTTGTAGTCCATCCTGATGGGGTTCCACAGGCTGATGAAGTATATAAACAAGAGCTTAAAGCTAAGCTTCGGCCACTTGTCGCTGATTCCATTTGCAGAGGAATGAACGAAGCAGATTTTAGCCATTTCAGTAAAGAGCTGTTTCAATTATTCAATGAAGAGGAAGGTGAAGAGTATTGA
- a CDS encoding DUF5808 domain-containing protein, which yields MNGFLIIVFLLILIPVFVSTMFIPFWTRKTESFGVTIPEEIYQSTELKQMRKRYMRITGIAGLIVIAIFLSTGIFITLDENIFSLLFSVLILGYLISSFFIYLKFHREMKSLKKQKNWGSEKSQQVFVSIQFRSQKLNHSNLWFLISFIITIGLIVLTLQSYQQIPARIPLQYNLAGEVTNWAEKSYRSVLVLPIMQLYLTLLFVFINTMIAKSKQQINADTPEESMRKNLIFRRRWSAYIIITGIGLTILLSLIQLSYIFPIDQQLLVIIPLAFSIALIVGAIILSITTGQGGSRIKSNSNASADGTIMNRDDDVHWKLGIFYFNREDPSLFLEKRFGVGWTINFARPLAWIIFLGIIGLAFIIPYLLGA from the coding sequence TTGAATGGTTTTCTAATTATTGTATTTCTGCTTATTTTAATTCCAGTATTTGTTTCGACTATGTTTATCCCCTTCTGGACGCGCAAAACGGAAAGTTTTGGTGTAACAATTCCCGAGGAAATTTATCAAAGCACTGAACTAAAGCAGATGCGCAAACGTTACATGCGTATTACCGGTATTGCCGGTTTAATCGTCATAGCAATATTTCTATCAACAGGCATTTTCATTACTTTGGATGAAAACATATTTAGCTTATTATTCAGTGTGCTTATTCTTGGATATCTTATTAGTTCTTTTTTCATTTATTTGAAGTTTCATCGTGAAATGAAATCGTTGAAGAAACAGAAAAATTGGGGTTCAGAAAAGTCACAGCAGGTTTTTGTCAGCATCCAATTCCGCTCCCAAAAGCTGAATCATTCCAATCTATGGTTTCTTATCTCTTTTATTATTACAATCGGATTAATTGTTCTAACATTGCAATCGTATCAACAAATTCCAGCAAGAATCCCACTACAATATAACCTTGCAGGTGAGGTTACAAACTGGGCAGAAAAATCATATCGTTCCGTACTTGTCTTACCCATCATGCAATTATATTTAACATTGCTCTTTGTATTTATCAACACCATGATCGCTAAATCGAAACAGCAAATTAATGCGGACACACCTGAGGAGTCTATGCGGAAGAACTTGATTTTCAGACGAAGATGGTCTGCTTATATTATTATCACTGGAATTGGATTAACAATTTTGCTGTCACTTATACAGCTGTCTTACATCTTTCCAATAGATCAGCAACTATTAGTCATTATCCCACTTGCTTTTAGTATCGCTTTAATAGTGGGGGCTATCATTCTTTCGATTACAACCGGGCAAGGCGGCAGTCGTATTAAAAGTAATTCGAATGCTTCAGCTGATGGAACGATAATGAACCGAGATGATGATGTGCATTGGAAGCTAGGAATATTCTATTTTAATCGTGAGGATCCATCGCTTTTTCTTGAAAAACGATTCGGTGTCGGATGGACAATTAATTTTGCACGACCGCTTGCCTGGATTATTTTCTTAGGCATTATTGGATTGGCATTTATAATTCCTTATTTGCTTGGGGCTTAG
- a CDS encoding ABC transporter ATP-binding protein: protein MKIEVKKLTKQYKDKTALINVSFTLDEPKIYGLLGRNGAGKTTFMDILSGQILPSGGEILIDGENPFDNQELTESICLIKEGNNFKKDLKIKNVLKIYSYFYPNWDQVLAEDLIKEYNLDLNAKVKTLSKGMESALGITVGLASKAPITIFDEPYIGLDAPSRKRFYEIMLEEYQTEKRTIIFSTHLIDEVSLLFEEVLILREGALVLQEEAEMLRDNAISVSGSVEKVEAFLADKEVIERKRLAGIMTAYVYGTADDAKGYGLEVEGIPIQELMIYLTERKKGA from the coding sequence ATGAAGATTGAAGTGAAAAAATTAACGAAACAGTATAAAGATAAAACTGCTTTAATCAATGTTTCTTTCACATTAGATGAACCAAAGATTTACGGATTATTAGGCAGAAATGGTGCTGGTAAAACAACATTTATGGACATTCTATCTGGACAAATTTTACCAAGTGGCGGTGAGATTTTAATTGATGGAGAGAACCCGTTCGATAACCAAGAATTAACGGAATCGATTTGTTTAATTAAAGAAGGAAATAATTTTAAAAAGGATTTGAAAATCAAAAATGTCCTTAAAATATATTCCTATTTCTATCCAAATTGGGATCAAGTGCTTGCTGAAGACTTAATTAAGGAATATAACCTAGATCTAAATGCAAAAGTCAAGACGCTCTCCAAAGGAATGGAATCAGCTCTGGGGATTACGGTTGGGCTGGCAAGCAAAGCGCCAATTACAATTTTTGACGAACCATATATTGGCCTTGATGCCCCGTCAAGAAAAAGATTTTATGAAATCATGCTGGAGGAATATCAGACAGAAAAACGAACAATTATATTCTCAACCCATTTAATTGATGAAGTTAGTTTGCTGTTTGAAGAAGTCCTAATATTAAGAGAAGGAGCATTGGTTTTACAGGAAGAGGCGGAGATGCTTCGCGATAATGCCATTTCGGTTTCAGGAAGTGTCGAGAAAGTGGAAGCATTTCTGGCAGATAAAGAAGTGATCGAACGAAAACGACTTGCGGGTATAATGACAGCTTATGTATATGGAACCGCTGATGATGCAAAAGGGTATGGTTTAGAAGTAGAGGGAATACCAATTCAAGAATTAATGATTTATTTAACGGAAAGAAAGAAGGGTGCTTAA
- a CDS encoding GntR family transcriptional regulator, which produces MKNSLDDSKPIFLQIKEQLEDSIINETIQAEERVPSTNEFAAYYKINPATAAKGINELVAEGILFKRRGVGMFVTKDAQQILIEKRKKLFYENYMLPLKSEAEKLRISAKELIEMVEREEASNED; this is translated from the coding sequence ATGAAAAATTCATTAGACGATAGCAAGCCAATATTCCTTCAAATTAAAGAGCAACTAGAGGATTCCATCATAAATGAAACGATTCAAGCAGAAGAACGTGTTCCATCTACAAATGAATTTGCAGCTTATTACAAGATTAATCCAGCTACTGCAGCAAAAGGAATTAATGAGCTTGTTGCAGAAGGCATCTTGTTTAAACGGAGGGGTGTTGGAATGTTTGTTACCAAAGATGCACAGCAAATCTTAATCGAAAAGCGCAAAAAGTTATTTTACGAAAATTACATGCTGCCATTAAAAAGTGAAGCAGAGAAGCTGCGGATTAGTGCCAAGGAGCTTATTGAAATGGTGGAAAGGGAGGAAGCTTCAAATGAAGATTGA
- a CDS encoding Arc family DNA-binding protein, giving the protein MAKKKNFPLRIDPKLYDILQSWAKDEFRSVNSHVEFLLRESVKKAGRLPKSEDKKIGED; this is encoded by the coding sequence ATGGCTAAAAAAAAGAACTTTCCATTGCGAATAGACCCCAAATTATATGATATCCTCCAGTCATGGGCGAAAGATGAATTTCGGAGCGTCAATAGTCATGTAGAATTCTTGCTCCGGGAATCCGTTAAAAAAGCAGGACGACTCCCAAAGAGTGAAGATAAGAAGATTGGTGAGGATTGA
- a CDS encoding SPFH domain-containing protein, with the protein MQEKKAWMINGFVGILLVALLLAGTVFSFIQEQFVLGGICLIIAVTLGSGITLVQPNQSVVVIFLGKYMGTIRQEGIVVTIPFSVRRTISLRVRNFNSNRLKVNDVNGNPIEIAAVIVFKVVDAAKAVFDVDKYEQFVEIQSETAIRAVATKYPYDTFENVELTLRGNAEEVSNELTEELQDRLKVAGVEVIEARLTHLAYSTEIAQAMLQRQQASAIISARKQIVDGAVGMVQDAIERIEKEGIVDLDDERRVAMINNLLVAIVSDHGTQPVINTGSLYQ; encoded by the coding sequence ATTCAAGAGAAAAAGGCTTGGATGATAAATGGCTTTGTCGGTATTCTTCTCGTTGCATTGCTTTTGGCTGGTACTGTATTCAGTTTTATTCAAGAGCAATTTGTGTTAGGTGGTATTTGTTTAATCATAGCTGTTACATTGGGAAGTGGAATAACGCTTGTACAGCCTAATCAATCGGTAGTAGTTATTTTTCTCGGTAAGTACATGGGAACAATCCGTCAAGAAGGAATTGTAGTTACCATTCCATTTTCAGTGAGGAGAACTATTTCACTGCGTGTGCGAAACTTTAACAGCAATCGTTTAAAAGTAAATGATGTTAATGGAAATCCGATTGAGATAGCTGCAGTTATTGTATTCAAAGTGGTCGATGCAGCAAAAGCTGTTTTTGATGTTGATAAATATGAGCAATTTGTTGAAATTCAAAGTGAAACAGCGATTAGGGCGGTTGCAACAAAGTACCCATATGATACATTTGAAAATGTCGAGCTTACACTTCGAGGAAATGCAGAAGAAGTATCGAACGAATTAACAGAAGAGCTTCAGGATCGCTTGAAAGTAGCTGGAGTGGAAGTGATTGAAGCACGATTAACACATCTTGCCTATTCAACAGAAATTGCTCAGGCAATGCTGCAGCGCCAGCAAGCAAGTGCAATTATCTCTGCACGTAAGCAAATCGTTGATGGTGCAGTTGGAATGGTGCAGGATGCGATTGAACGAATTGAAAAAGAGGGAATTGTTGACTTAGACGACGAACGCAGAGTCGCAATGATTAATAACTTACTCGTTGCGATTGTATCAGATCACGGAACACAGCCAGTGATCAATACTGGTTCATTGTATCAGTAA
- a CDS encoding MBL fold metallo-hydrolase: protein MKRCLSVIIIIHICLITYPNYSYSENDPDMQVHFIDVGQGDSILIETPLNKTILIDGGPPGSGKKIISYLKTQGIDKLDLLVATHPDMDHIGGLPEVMKAVTVNEILDTGKLHPTRTFAKYISEIRKQNIPVQIAEKNDTIEIDPLINIEIWNAYEKFKNNNKSSIVLRVSYKETDFLLMSDVEKQQEKKIMEDYDVESEIIKVGHHGSKTSSSLEFLQEVNPEVAILTYSKDNNYGHPVDRVINNLYSVNSLIYSTAALGDLVIYTDGTDYFVLPKKDPIANIINPAS, encoded by the coding sequence ATGAAAAGATGTTTATCAGTTATTATCATTATTCATATCTGTCTAATTACTTATCCTAATTATAGTTACAGCGAAAATGATCCAGATATGCAGGTGCACTTTATTGATGTTGGTCAAGGGGATAGTATTTTAATTGAAACTCCTTTAAATAAAACAATTCTAATTGACGGTGGGCCACCAGGTTCGGGGAAGAAAATAATTTCCTATTTAAAAACGCAAGGCATTGATAAATTAGATTTATTGGTTGCAACACATCCAGATATGGATCATATTGGCGGTCTTCCAGAGGTGATGAAGGCTGTTACTGTCAATGAAATTCTGGATACTGGAAAGCTTCATCCGACAAGAACCTTTGCTAAATATATATCGGAAATAAGAAAGCAGAATATCCCGGTTCAAATTGCTGAAAAGAATGACACGATAGAAATTGATCCGTTGATTAATATTGAAATCTGGAATGCATATGAAAAATTTAAAAATAATAACAAATCATCAATTGTATTAAGGGTTTCCTACAAAGAGACGGACTTCTTATTAATGAGTGATGTCGAAAAGCAGCAGGAAAAAAAAATAATGGAGGATTATGATGTTGAATCTGAAATAATAAAAGTTGGCCATCATGGGTCAAAAACAAGTTCATCATTGGAATTTTTACAAGAGGTAAATCCGGAGGTAGCGATTCTTACATACAGTAAGGATAATAATTATGGACATCCAGTGGATCGGGTGATCAACAATTTATACAGTGTAAATTCTCTCATCTACTCAACTGCAGCTCTCGGTGATTTGGTCATCTATACAGATGGTACAGACTATTTTGTCCTGCCTAAAAAGGATCCGATTGCAAATATAATTAATCCTGCTAGTTAA